Proteins co-encoded in one Neodiprion lecontei isolate iyNeoLeco1 chromosome 3, iyNeoLeco1.1, whole genome shotgun sequence genomic window:
- the LOC107222778 gene encoding sphingosine-1-phosphate lyase, which translates to MTGFPPFELFRDLLNSSFKDKEPWQIVTITTTTVLAAVWLWEYCFDDDESLYDRGKKKFFKLARYVPSIRDKIDTELAAINSNFEKDAAHRLTGVQCFTKLPEKGWRQEEVLAMVNKCVNLGNYDWKSGKVSGTVYRNDEELIDLVTSVYGVASYTNPLHADVFPGICKMEAEVVKAACNLFHGGSESCGTMTTGGTESILMACKALRDYAKDVKGINKPEMVVPTTAHSAFDKAAQYLKIKTITVPVNPNSFTVSIESMRKAITKNTIMLVGSAPNFPYGTMDNIEAISKLGVAYNIPVHVDACLGGFLICFMEAAGFSMPPFDFALPGVVSISADTHKYGYAPKGSSIVLYREKKYRHYQYTVTTDWPGGIYGSPTVNGSRAGGIIAACWATMMYFGMDGYVKSTKKVIETTKYIEQELRKMDGIFIFGLPATSVIAIGSKQFHIYRLSDALGAKGWNLNPLQFPSGIHICVTHLHTEPGFADKFLEDVRTELAVIMQTPEAPVEGKLAMYGMSQSIPDRSVIGEFTRFFLDSMYYIPSDEVEIKANGKPPGS; encoded by the exons ATGACTGGCTTTCCCCCCTTTGAACTCTTCAGAGACTTGCTAAACAGCAGCTTCAAAGACAAAGAGCCGTGGCAAATCGTCACAATTACAACAACGACAGTTCTCGCGGCGGTCTGGCTTTGGGAATATTGTTTCGACGATGACGAGa GTCTGTACGATCGgggaaagaagaaatttttcaaattagcTCGGTATGTACCATCTATCCGCGATAAAATTGATACCGAATTAGCAGCGatcaattcgaatttcgagaaaGATGCTGCGCACCGTTTGACCGGCGTTCAATGTTTTACGAAGCTACCGGAAAAGGGATGGCGTCAAGAGGAAGTCCTCGCCATGGTTAACAAATGCGTGAATCTCG GAAATTACGATTGGAAATCGGGCAAGGTTTCCGGAACTGTGTATCGAAATGATGAGGAATTGATCGACCTTGTGACGTCTGTTTATGGGGTTGCCTCTTACACGAATCCCTTGCACGCTGACGTGTTTCCCGGGATTTGCAAAATGGAAGCAGAAGTTGTAAAAGCGGCGTGCAATTTGTTTCACGGTGGATCGGAGTCATGCGGAACG ATGACCACCGGAGGTACGGAGTCTATATTAATGGCGTGCAAGGCACTGCGAGATTACGCCAAGGATGTCAAAGGTATAAATAAACCGGAAATGGTTGTGCCGACTACAGCCCATTCCGCTTTTGATAAAGCCGCACAATATTTGAAGATCAAGACAATCACGGTTCCGGTAAATCCGAACAGTTTCACCGTCAGTATTGAGTCAATGAGAAAAGCTATTACCAAAAATACAATCATG CTAGTCGGCTCAGCCCCGAATTTCCCTTACGGAACAATGGATAACATCGAAGCGATATCAAAGCTCGGCGTTGCGTACAACATTCCGGTTCACGTCGACGCGTGTCTCGGAGGATTTTTGATCTGCTTTATGGAAGCTGCCGGATTCTCTATGCCACCGTTTGACTTCGCTTTGCCTGGTGTCGTCAGCATATCGGCCGATACCCACAAG TACGGATACGCGCCCAAGGGTTCATCGATAGTTTTGTACAGAGAAAAGAAGTACAGACACTATCAATACACGGTAACGACTGATTGGCCGGGTGGCATTTACGGTTCACCAACGGTGAACGGTTCCAGAGCAGGAGGCATAATCGCGGCGTGCTGGGCGACAATGATGTACTTTGGAATGGACGGTTACGTCAAGTCCACCAAGAAAGTGATCGAGACGACGAAGTACATCGAGCAGGA GTTGAGGAAGATGGACGGAATTTTCATATTCGGACTGCCTGCCACGTCCGTGATTGCAATCGGTTCGAAACAGTTTCACATCTACAGGCTCTCGGATGCGCTCGGTGCTAAAGGCTGGAATCTTAATCCGCTACAATTTCCCAGCGGTATTCACATATGCGTGACTCATCTTCACACCGAGCCGGGTTTTGCCGATAAATTTTTGGAAGACGTAAGAACGGAATTGGCCGTCATTATGCAGACGCCTGAAGCCCCCGTCGAAGGAAAG ctcGCCATGTACGGCATGAGCCAGAGTATCCCGGACCGAAGCGTCATCGGTGAATTCACCCGATTTTTCTTGGACTCAATGTACTACATACCGAGTGACGAAGTCGAGATCAAAGCTAACGGAAAGCCTCCGGGATCGTAA